In Verrucomicrobiia bacterium, a single genomic region encodes these proteins:
- a CDS encoding bifunctional acetate--CoA ligase family protein/GNAT family N-acetyltransferase, with product MEIPNGHGGALDALLAPRTIALVGASERPDSPGHALWNNLASFPGSVFPVHPAHRSVFGRPCAPRVSAIGQPVDLAIVVAPARTVPETIADCARTQVRAALILTPESPKPHVPPAQWHEAIRSAARPARMRILGPSALGILIPSRSYHASLLPGKARPGNVAFLTQSAALCASVLDWSQREHVGFSGVVSMGSMIDVGWGDLIDYFGDDPHTRSIVLCMGPLGDARRFLSAAREVALAKPVIAIKTGRGTALPDTHSAASYPTLHQGDEVLDAAFRRVGILRVPTLAELFDMAETLGKQPRPAGPRLAILTNALCPGVLANDALLAAGGEPAALNPESLVALESLGATLDAPGSPIDLRNHATPETFASALETVAADPGNDGVLVILTPQWKTDPMGTAKAIRKAARPPSKPVLVNCMGGRTVEGARRALNEAGFPTTDYPDAAAAAFCHMWRYSYHLRSLYETPLQDPAAPGDAPTDRGRATVILDEALHADRTLLTEVESKAVLASYGIPVVPTQVALSASDAVKLANRIGYPVVVKLFSQTLTHKTEVGGVQLNLGNPVAVREAWRSIETHVIERAHRNDFLGVTVQPMVVHNGCELLLGSRLDLDFGPVLVFGTGGPWTDVFRDRALALPPLTHTLALRWIEQTRAFQGLRAQRTRRPVNLPALQSLLVRFSYLVLEQPRIAEIDINPLIADADTLAAADARIVLHPPGTDLDSLPRPAIRPYPSRYVLKRSLKDGTPVVIRPILPEDEPRIVAFHKTLSDRSVYNRYFVPLKLSERIAHERLVRVCFSDYDREIPLVTEFRPAPAAPAQIIGIGRLSKEHLLDQAEFAIVISDAWQGRGLGRQLLELLIQIARDEKLPRLFGHILVGNREMQHVCRKLGFRIRHRPGDSDCLAELPL from the coding sequence ATCGAGATCCCGAATGGACACGGTGGCGCCCTCGATGCCCTGCTGGCCCCGCGCACCATCGCCCTCGTCGGCGCGTCGGAACGTCCCGATAGCCCCGGTCATGCGCTCTGGAACAACCTCGCCTCCTTTCCCGGCTCCGTCTTCCCCGTTCACCCCGCTCATCGGTCCGTCTTCGGAAGACCCTGCGCCCCGCGCGTCTCCGCCATCGGTCAACCCGTGGACCTCGCGATCGTCGTTGCCCCTGCCCGCACCGTCCCGGAGACCATTGCCGACTGCGCCCGCACTCAGGTCCGGGCCGCCCTCATCCTCACCCCGGAATCCCCCAAACCCCACGTCCCGCCCGCCCAGTGGCATGAGGCCATCCGCAGCGCCGCACGCCCCGCCCGCATGCGGATCCTCGGCCCCAGCGCCCTCGGAATCCTCATCCCCTCCCGTTCATACCACGCTTCCCTCCTCCCCGGAAAGGCCCGCCCCGGTAATGTCGCCTTCCTCACCCAAAGCGCCGCCCTCTGCGCCTCGGTGCTCGACTGGAGCCAGCGGGAACACGTCGGTTTCAGCGGTGTCGTCTCCATGGGTTCGATGATCGATGTCGGCTGGGGTGACCTCATCGATTACTTCGGAGACGATCCTCATACCCGCAGCATTGTCCTCTGCATGGGCCCCCTCGGGGACGCCCGTCGCTTCCTCTCCGCTGCCCGCGAAGTCGCCCTCGCCAAACCCGTCATCGCCATCAAGACCGGCCGGGGCACCGCCCTTCCCGACACCCACAGCGCCGCCTCGTACCCCACCCTCCACCAGGGCGACGAAGTCCTCGATGCCGCCTTTCGCCGCGTCGGTATCCTCCGCGTCCCCACCCTCGCCGAACTCTTCGACATGGCGGAAACCCTCGGCAAACAACCGCGCCCCGCCGGCCCCAGACTCGCCATCCTCACCAATGCCCTCTGCCCCGGCGTGCTCGCCAACGATGCCCTCCTCGCCGCCGGTGGCGAACCCGCCGCCCTCAATCCGGAAAGCCTGGTCGCCCTCGAATCCCTGGGTGCCACCCTCGATGCACCCGGTTCCCCCATCGACCTCCGCAATCACGCCACCCCCGAAACCTTCGCCAGTGCCCTCGAAACCGTCGCCGCCGACCCCGGCAACGACGGCGTCCTCGTCATCCTCACCCCTCAGTGGAAAACCGACCCGATGGGCACCGCCAAGGCCATCCGCAAGGCCGCCCGCCCCCCCTCCAAACCCGTCCTCGTAAACTGCATGGGCGGCCGCACCGTCGAAGGCGCCCGCCGTGCCCTCAATGAGGCCGGCTTTCCCACCACCGACTACCCCGACGCCGCCGCCGCCGCCTTCTGCCACATGTGGCGCTACAGCTACCACCTCCGGTCCCTGTACGAAACGCCCCTCCAGGATCCCGCCGCCCCCGGCGATGCCCCCACCGACCGCGGTCGCGCCACCGTCATCCTCGACGAAGCCCTCCATGCCGACCGTACCCTCCTCACCGAGGTCGAATCCAAGGCCGTCCTCGCCAGCTACGGCATCCCGGTCGTCCCCACCCAGGTCGCCCTCAGCGCCAGTGACGCCGTCAAACTCGCCAACCGCATCGGTTACCCCGTGGTCGTTAAACTCTTCTCCCAAACCCTCACCCACAAAACCGAGGTCGGCGGCGTCCAGCTCAACCTCGGCAATCCCGTCGCCGTCCGCGAAGCCTGGCGCTCCATCGAAACCCACGTCATCGAACGCGCCCACCGCAACGACTTCCTCGGCGTCACCGTTCAACCCATGGTCGTCCACAACGGCTGCGAACTCCTCCTCGGCAGCCGCCTCGACCTCGACTTCGGTCCTGTCCTCGTCTTCGGCACCGGCGGACCCTGGACCGATGTCTTCCGCGATCGCGCCCTCGCCCTCCCCCCGCTCACCCATACCCTCGCCCTGCGCTGGATCGAACAAACCCGCGCCTTCCAAGGCCTCCGTGCCCAACGCACCCGGCGCCCCGTCAACCTCCCCGCCCTCCAGTCCCTCCTCGTCCGCTTCAGCTACCTCGTCCTCGAACAACCCCGCATCGCCGAAATCGACATCAATCCCCTCATCGCCGACGCCGATACCCTCGCCGCCGCCGATGCCCGTATCGTCCTTCATCCGCCCGGCACCGACCTCGATTCCCTCCCACGCCCCGCCATCCGCCCCTACCCCTCCCGATACGTCCTGAAACGCTCCCTCAAGGACGGCACCCCGGTCGTCATCCGACCCATCCTCCCCGAGGACGAACCCCGCATCGTCGCCTTCCATAAGACCCTCTCGGACCGCAGCGTCTACAATCGCTACTTCGTCCCCCTCAAGCTCAGCGAACGCATCGCCCACGAACGCCTCGTCCGCGTCTGCTTCAGCGACTACGATCGCGAAATCCCCCTCGTCACCGAGTTCCGTCCCGCTCCCGCCGCCCCCGCCCAAATCATCGGTATCGGCCGCCTCAGCAAGGAACACCTCCTCGACCAGGCCGAATTCGCCATCGTCATCTCCGACGCCTGGCAGGGCCGCGGCCTCGGCCGTCAACTCCTCGAACTCCTCATCCAGATCGCCCGCGACGAGAAACTCCCCCGCCTCTTCGGGCATATCCTCGTCGGGAATCGCGAAATGCAGCACGTCTGCCGCAAACTCGGATTCCGCATCCGCCATCGCCCCGGCGACAGCGATTGCCTCGCCGAACTCCCGCTCTAA
- a CDS encoding cation transporter produces the protein MKKPLSIALASAAFLALQVSLHANPAPCPDAKPAVEATSVKADCTAKSDCAATEATSTEAKADCAKTEATSAKADCAAKSDCAATEATSTEAKADCAATEATSTEAKADCSKTEATSAKADCAAKSDCAATEATSAEAKSDCSKTEATSAKADCAAKSDCAATEATSTEAKADCAKTEATSAKADCAAKSDCAATEATSTEAKADCAKTEATSAKADCAAKSDCAATEATSAEAKADCSKTEATSAKTECSATEATSTEAKADCSKTEATSAKSDCSATEATSAEAKADCSKTEATSAKAECSATEATSTEAKADCAKTEATSAKSDCSATEATSAEAKADCAKTEATSAKSDCSATEATSAEAKADCSATEATSVQAKDAATCDASKGQHVMLKVKGADCAETLKKNLTRLDGVSDVATCDSSKFTKVTFSKEKVCTDKIMATLKDAGYKVEAQRVTYAVNGLACGACSSKVSKALTQVTGVVESKVSHEGKKAVVDFDPNKISAAKVMAAIEASGFKATEAIN, from the coding sequence ATGAAAAAGCCCCTGTCGATCGCGTTGGCGTCGGCGGCCTTCCTGGCCCTCCAGGTTAGCCTCCATGCCAATCCGGCTCCGTGTCCCGATGCCAAGCCGGCCGTTGAAGCCACCTCCGTCAAAGCCGACTGTACGGCCAAGTCCGACTGCGCCGCCACTGAGGCGACTTCCACCGAGGCCAAGGCCGACTGCGCCAAGACCGAGGCCACCTCCGCCAAGGCTGACTGCGCGGCCAAGTCCGACTGCGCCGCCACCGAGGCGACTTCCACCGAAGCCAAGGCCGACTGCGCCGCCACCGAGGCGACATCCACCGAGGCCAAGGCCGACTGCTCCAAGACCGAGGCCACCTCCGCCAAGGCTGACTGCGCGGCCAAGTCCGACTGCGCCGCCACTGAGGCGACCTCCGCCGAGGCCAAGTCCGACTGCTCCAAGACCGAGGCCACCTCCGCCAAGGCTGACTGCGCTGCCAAGTCCGATTGCGCCGCCACCGAGGCGACCTCCACCGAGGCCAAGGCCGACTGCGCCAAGACCGAGGCCACCTCCGCCAAGGCTGACTGCGCTGCCAAGTCCGACTGCGCCGCCACCGAGGCGACCTCCACCGAGGCCAAGGCCGACTGCGCCAAGACCGAGGCCACCTCCGCCAAGGCTGACTGCGCTGCCAAGTCCGATTGCGCCGCCACCGAGGCGACCTCCGCCGAGGCCAAGGCCGACTGCTCCAAGACCGAAGCCACCTCCGCCAAGACCGAGTGCTCCGCCACCGAGGCAACCTCCACCGAAGCCAAGGCCGACTGCTCCAAGACCGAAGCCACCTCCGCCAAGTCCGACTGCTCCGCCACCGAGGCAACCTCCGCCGAAGCCAAGGCCGACTGCTCCAAGACCGAAGCCACCTCCGCCAAGGCCGAGTGCTCCGCCACCGAGGCAACCTCCACCGAAGCCAAGGCTGACTGCGCCAAGACTGAAGCCACCTCCGCCAAGTCCGACTGCTCCGCCACCGAGGCAACCTCCGCCGAAGCCAAGGCCGACTGCGCCAAGACTGAAGCCACCTCCGCCAAGTCCGACTGCTCCGCCACCGAGGCAACCTCCGCCGAAGCCAAGGCCGACTGCTCTGCCACCGAGGCAACCTCCGTCCAGGCGAAGGACGCCGCCACCTGCGACGCCTCCAAGGGTCAGCACGTGATGTTGAAGGTCAAAGGGGCTGACTGCGCGGAGACCCTGAAGAAGAACCTGACCCGCCTCGACGGTGTCAGCGACGTGGCCACCTGCGATTCCAGCAAGTTCACCAAGGTCACCTTCAGCAAGGAGAAGGTTTGCACGGACAAGATCATGGCCACGCTGAAGGACGCCGGCTACAAGGTGGAAGCGCAACGTGTCACCTACGCCGTGAACGGCCTGGCCTGCGGTGCCTGCTCCTCCAAGGTCAGCAAGGCCCTCACCCAGGTGACGGGCGTCGTGGAATCCAAGGTCTCCCACGAAGGCAAGAAGGCCGTGGTGGACTTCGATCCGAACAAGATCTCGGCGGCGAAAGTGATGGCGGCCATCGAGGCGAGTGGCTTCAAGGCGACGGAAGCGATCAACTGA
- a CDS encoding DUF1080 domain-containing protein gives MSEEPRVVTPGATFSHGAPPPSDAVVLFDGRDLSAWVGPRGSAPAWKVENGYAEVRGGGITTREEFGDIQLHIEWAAPAEVTGQDQGRGNSGVYFQGRYEIQVLDSFENPTAPTGQAAAFYGIAAPLVNASKRPGEWQTYDIVFRAPKVGEDGAVIPGSFTVFHNGVLVLDRVPITGGATTAAPGRGVVAKGPLHLQDHGNPVRFRNIWLRKLE, from the coding sequence ATGTCGGAGGAGCCGCGGGTGGTGACGCCAGGGGCGACGTTCAGTCATGGGGCGCCGCCGCCATCGGACGCCGTGGTGTTGTTCGATGGGCGGGACCTGTCGGCGTGGGTGGGGCCGCGGGGCAGTGCGCCGGCGTGGAAGGTGGAGAACGGATACGCGGAGGTGCGGGGCGGGGGGATCACGACCCGGGAGGAATTCGGCGACATCCAACTGCACATCGAGTGGGCTGCGCCGGCGGAGGTGACGGGGCAGGATCAGGGGAGGGGGAACAGCGGGGTGTACTTCCAGGGGCGGTATGAGATCCAGGTGTTGGATTCCTTTGAGAACCCGACCGCGCCCACGGGGCAGGCGGCGGCGTTCTATGGAATTGCGGCACCGCTGGTGAACGCCTCGAAGCGGCCGGGGGAATGGCAGACGTACGACATTGTATTTCGGGCGCCGAAGGTGGGAGAGGACGGCGCGGTGATTCCCGGATCCTTCACGGTGTTCCACAACGGCGTGCTGGTGCTGGACCGGGTGCCGATCACGGGCGGTGCGACGACGGCGGCACCGGGACGCGGGGTTGTCGCGAAGGGCCCGTTGCATCTGCAGGACCACGGCAACCCGGTCCGGTTCCGGAACATCTGGTTGCGGAAGCTGGAATGA
- a CDS encoding replication-associated recombination protein A: MGQADLFAASPTPARPAGTGAGGGPEAGASGGFEGGERRTARPAPLAARMRPRTLEEYAGQRHILAPGQLLRRAIEADRVQSVLFYGPPGTGKTSLAQIIARQTRCRFERLSGVESNVADIRRILATASNRLANAGESTLLFIDEIHRFNKAQQDVLLPDVEAGVVRLIGATTHNPFFFVNAPLVSRSQIFELRPLDEEAIRGLLERALGDEERGLGHLRVQADAGALSHLARVSDGDGRKALNSLEIAVLTTPPDGEGIIRVDLAVAEQCIQRKAVVYDGDGDAHYDTISAFIKSVRGSDADAALYWLAKMIHAGEDPRFITRRLMILAAEDIGLADPMGLMVTVAAHQAAEFVGWPEARIPVAEATVYLATAPKSNSSIVAIDAALEDVRSGRTLPVPEHLRDGHYAGAERLGHGVGYAYAHGHEGHFVAQDYLGSSRRYYEPTEQGFEKKIRDRVAQWRAQFEAARGQGGPG, from the coding sequence ATGGGCCAAGCCGACCTTTTTGCCGCTTCGCCGACACCGGCGCGACCCGCCGGGACAGGGGCGGGGGGCGGGCCGGAGGCTGGGGCATCAGGAGGGTTTGAGGGGGGCGAGCGGCGGACGGCGCGTCCGGCACCCTTGGCGGCACGGATGCGGCCCCGGACGCTGGAGGAGTACGCGGGGCAGCGGCACATCCTGGCGCCGGGCCAGTTGTTGCGACGGGCGATTGAAGCGGACCGGGTGCAGTCGGTGTTGTTCTACGGTCCGCCGGGGACGGGGAAGACGTCGCTGGCGCAGATCATTGCGCGGCAGACGCGGTGCCGGTTCGAGCGGTTGAGCGGGGTGGAATCGAACGTGGCGGACATCCGGCGGATTCTGGCGACGGCATCGAACCGTCTGGCGAATGCGGGCGAATCGACGCTGCTGTTCATCGACGAGATCCACCGGTTCAACAAGGCGCAGCAGGACGTGCTGCTGCCGGATGTCGAAGCGGGAGTGGTACGGCTCATCGGAGCGACGACGCACAATCCTTTCTTCTTCGTGAACGCGCCGCTGGTGTCGCGTTCGCAGATCTTCGAATTGCGGCCGCTGGACGAGGAGGCGATCCGGGGATTGCTGGAGCGGGCCCTTGGGGATGAGGAGAGGGGATTGGGACATCTGCGGGTGCAGGCGGATGCCGGGGCGCTGTCGCACCTGGCGCGGGTATCGGACGGCGACGGCCGCAAGGCGCTGAACTCGCTGGAGATTGCGGTACTGACCACGCCGCCGGACGGGGAGGGGATCATCCGGGTGGATCTGGCGGTGGCGGAGCAGTGCATCCAGCGGAAGGCGGTGGTGTACGACGGGGACGGGGATGCGCATTACGACACCATCTCGGCCTTCATCAAGTCGGTGCGTGGAAGCGACGCGGACGCGGCGCTGTACTGGCTGGCGAAGATGATTCATGCGGGGGAGGACCCGAGGTTCATCACGCGGCGGCTGATGATTCTGGCGGCGGAGGACATCGGGCTGGCGGATCCGATGGGACTGATGGTGACGGTGGCGGCCCATCAGGCGGCGGAGTTTGTGGGGTGGCCGGAGGCGCGGATTCCGGTGGCGGAGGCGACGGTGTACCTGGCGACGGCGCCCAAGAGCAACTCGTCGATCGTGGCGATCGATGCGGCGCTGGAGGACGTGCGGTCGGGCCGGACGCTGCCGGTGCCGGAGCATTTGAGGGACGGGCATTATGCGGGGGCGGAGCGGCTGGGCCATGGGGTGGGGTACGCCTACGCGCACGGGCACGAGGGACATTTCGTGGCGCAGGATTACCTGGGGTCGAGCCGGCGTTACTACGAGCCGACGGAGCAGGGATTCGAGAAGAAGATCCGGGACCGGGTGGCGCAATGGCGCGCGCAGTTCGAGGCGGCGCGGGGGCAGGGGGGGCCGGGTTGA
- a CDS encoding 5-formyltetrahydrofolate cyclo-ligase has product MGGVAEAKRALRQAMRERLSGMGLEERRDGSAAVCLRLQGSEEWAGAGVVLGYLALPSEPEVTEAMRAAVAGGRVVGVPRWNRDRGEYDAARWTPDAAWQRGPDGVIEPAAEAEAVNLERLDLVLVPGLAFDFGGRRLGRGRGHFDRLLIRARRARRWGVGFDGQLVAEVPSEPHDVNVQVVVTPGRWWTVKPGGC; this is encoded by the coding sequence ATGGGGGGCGTTGCCGAGGCGAAGCGGGCGTTGCGGCAGGCGATGCGGGAGCGTCTGTCGGGGATGGGGTTGGAGGAAAGGCGGGACGGATCCGCGGCGGTCTGCCTGCGGCTGCAGGGATCGGAGGAATGGGCGGGGGCGGGGGTGGTGCTGGGGTATCTGGCGCTGCCTTCGGAGCCGGAGGTCACGGAGGCGATGCGGGCGGCGGTGGCGGGCGGCAGGGTGGTGGGGGTGCCGCGATGGAACCGGGACCGGGGCGAGTACGATGCGGCGCGGTGGACGCCGGACGCGGCGTGGCAGCGGGGTCCGGACGGGGTGATTGAGCCGGCGGCGGAGGCGGAGGCGGTGAACCTTGAACGACTGGACTTGGTGTTGGTTCCGGGCCTAGCCTTCGACTTTGGCGGGCGGCGACTGGGCAGGGGCAGAGGGCATTTCGACCGCCTGTTAATCCGTGCGCGGCGGGCGCGCCGCTGGGGCGTCGGTTTTGACGGACAACTCGTGGCCGAGGTGCCGTCCGAGCCCCATGACGTGAACGTGCAGGTGGTGGTGACCCCCGGGCGATGGTGGACGGTGAAGCCTGGCGGGTGCTGA
- the rny gene encoding ribonuclease Y gives MDPAVSVNLLIGGAGLLAAGSVLLFVHHRRETVRLRREMEEKAEGLLAAARKEAESITREARLLANEEVHKLREQADQHQARRRLELEDIDRRIGERERLVNQQLERLAVEEERLRGRAEELHRQRLELDRRAEDHGRLCEQLKEELGRVARLTPEEARERVMERVQSEAEREAAERVRHVLEEAQFRAEEKARRILATVVQRYAGEYTFESTTTSVAIHSDEVKGRIIGREGRNIRAFETATGVTVLIDDTPNAVVISGFDPVRRAVARESMSRLIADGRIHPTRIEEVVAQVQKEMEDSILRLGEEAVTRVGLAPLHVETMRLLGRLRFRHSYSQNILDHSIEVAHLCGLLAAELGVGVEAAKRSGLLHDIGKAVSHEVEGPHALVGAELLRRHGEDPAIVNAVASHHQEVDSEGPLGVLVSAADAISASRPGARSETMATYLKRVEHLERLGRSFEGVEKCFAVQAGRELRVIVRSEVVDDTASFQLARTICRKIEDDLQYPGQIRVTLIRETRCVEYAK, from the coding sequence ATGGATCCGGCGGTATCGGTCAACCTGCTGATAGGCGGCGCCGGGCTTCTGGCGGCGGGCTCGGTGCTTCTCTTCGTGCATCACCGTCGGGAGACGGTGCGACTGCGGCGGGAGATGGAGGAGAAGGCGGAGGGATTGCTGGCGGCGGCGCGCAAGGAGGCGGAATCGATCACGCGGGAGGCGCGGCTGCTGGCGAACGAGGAGGTCCACAAGCTGCGGGAGCAGGCGGATCAGCACCAGGCGCGGCGTCGTCTGGAGCTCGAGGATATTGACCGGCGGATCGGGGAGCGGGAGCGGCTGGTGAACCAGCAGTTGGAACGGCTGGCGGTGGAGGAGGAACGGTTGCGGGGTCGGGCGGAGGAGTTGCACCGGCAGCGTCTGGAACTGGACCGGCGGGCGGAGGATCACGGCCGGCTCTGCGAGCAGTTGAAGGAGGAACTGGGGCGGGTGGCGCGCCTGACGCCCGAGGAGGCGCGGGAGCGGGTGATGGAGCGGGTGCAGAGCGAGGCTGAGCGCGAGGCGGCGGAGCGGGTCCGGCACGTGCTCGAGGAGGCGCAGTTCCGGGCGGAGGAGAAGGCGCGTCGGATTCTGGCGACGGTGGTGCAGCGTTATGCCGGGGAGTACACCTTTGAGAGCACCACGACTTCGGTGGCGATCCACAGCGACGAGGTGAAGGGGCGCATCATCGGGAGGGAAGGCCGGAACATCCGGGCCTTCGAGACGGCGACGGGGGTGACGGTGCTGATCGATGACACGCCGAACGCGGTGGTGATCTCGGGGTTCGATCCGGTGCGGCGGGCGGTGGCGCGGGAATCGATGTCGCGGCTGATCGCCGATGGACGGATTCATCCCACGCGGATCGAGGAGGTGGTGGCGCAGGTCCAGAAGGAGATGGAGGACAGCATTCTCCGGCTGGGGGAGGAGGCGGTCACGCGGGTGGGGCTGGCGCCGCTGCACGTGGAGACGATGCGGTTGCTGGGGCGGCTGCGGTTTCGTCACAGCTACTCGCAGAACATCCTGGATCACTCCATCGAGGTGGCGCACCTGTGCGGATTGCTGGCGGCGGAGCTGGGGGTCGGGGTGGAGGCGGCGAAGCGGTCGGGACTGTTGCACGACATTGGGAAGGCGGTGAGCCACGAGGTCGAGGGTCCGCACGCGCTGGTGGGGGCCGAGTTGCTGCGGCGGCACGGAGAGGATCCCGCGATTGTGAACGCGGTGGCGTCGCATCATCAGGAGGTGGATTCCGAGGGGCCGCTGGGAGTGCTGGTGAGCGCGGCGGATGCCATCAGCGCCTCACGTCCCGGGGCGCGATCGGAGACGATGGCGACCTATTTGAAGCGGGTGGAGCATCTTGAACGGCTGGGCCGGTCGTTTGAGGGCGTGGAGAAGTGCTTTGCGGTCCAGGCGGGTCGGGAATTGCGGGTGATCGTGCGGTCGGAGGTGGTGGACGACACCGCCAGTTTCCAGCTGGCGCGAACGATCTGCCGGAAGATCGAGGACGATTTGCAGTATCCGGGGCAGATACGGGTGACGTTGATCCGGGAGACGCGTTGCGTGGAGTACGCGAAGTAG